In Gemmatimonadaceae bacterium, the following proteins share a genomic window:
- a CDS encoding methyltransferase domain-containing protein, which translates to MRALPSDTNRCVVCGGAENSVVADHRSVRDEIEALWAYHARRLRVDTPTTRLVDRVTFSENPPLRVVKCRDCGLVYRSPAEPARDLVDAYRRAAPSSDALRALHSAQYGAARSQVRRLRRVLGRRCSGLEVGSYAGSFLAAARDDGMRFEGLDVSPTVNAFTRSLGFVVEDGDFGSYRARRLFDVVAIWNTFDQLGDPRAAAEAAWRMLRPDGLLALRVPNGGLYARVRNDLASRSRLRRAVARSTLAQNNLLSFPYRFGFTPGALGRMLRDVGFRVTRVEGDVLPRLADEWTRPWARVEELVFKHLLRSGARYDPAGAPWFELYARRIG; encoded by the coding sequence GTGCGAGCGCTACCATCCGATACCAATCGCTGCGTCGTTTGCGGTGGAGCCGAGAATTCGGTCGTCGCGGATCATCGAAGCGTCCGCGACGAGATCGAGGCGTTGTGGGCCTATCACGCGCGGCGTCTTCGCGTCGACACGCCGACGACTCGGCTCGTCGACCGCGTCACGTTCTCGGAGAATCCACCGCTCCGCGTGGTGAAGTGTCGAGACTGCGGGCTCGTGTACCGCAGCCCGGCCGAGCCGGCGCGCGATCTCGTCGACGCATATCGACGCGCGGCGCCGTCGTCGGACGCGCTCCGCGCCTTGCACTCCGCGCAGTACGGCGCCGCGCGCTCGCAGGTGCGGCGTCTCCGACGCGTCTTGGGGCGCCGGTGCAGCGGGCTCGAGGTGGGGAGCTATGCGGGTTCGTTTCTGGCGGCGGCCCGCGACGACGGGATGCGCTTCGAGGGACTCGACGTGAGTCCCACGGTCAACGCGTTCACTCGATCGCTGGGCTTCGTCGTCGAAGACGGCGACTTCGGCTCGTATCGCGCGCGCCGCTTGTTCGACGTCGTCGCGATATGGAATACGTTCGATCAGCTCGGAGATCCGCGCGCCGCGGCTGAGGCCGCGTGGCGCATGCTGCGGCCCGACGGGCTGCTCGCGCTGCGCGTTCCGAACGGCGGCTTGTACGCGCGTGTGCGCAACGATCTCGCGAGCCGGAGCCGCCTGCGCCGCGCGGTCGCGCGCTCCACGCTCGCGCAGAACAACTTGCTCTCGTTCCCGTACCGCTTCGGGTTCACGCCGGGCGCGCTCGGGCGAATGCTGCGTGACGTCGGGTTCCGGGTCACCCGCGTCGAGGGAGATGTTCTTCCCCGGCTTGCCGACGAATGGACGCGCCCCTGGGCGCGGGTCGAGGAGTTGGTGTTCAAGCACCTGCTCCGCTCGGGCGCCCGCTACGACCCCGCCGGGGCGCCCTGGTTCGAGCTCTACGCGCGACGCATCGGCTAG
- a CDS encoding PadR family transcriptional regulator has protein sequence MPRDVSDLLHGTLDVLVLKALSLGPLHGYAVTEWIERHGDGDLVIVDAALYKALHRLEDGGAIEAEWGLSENNRKAKYYSLTPRGRAQLRTETATWRRYASAVGRILEAN, from the coding sequence ATGCCCCGCGACGTCAGCGATTTGCTGCACGGGACACTCGACGTCCTCGTGCTCAAAGCGCTCTCTCTTGGTCCGTTGCACGGCTACGCCGTCACCGAGTGGATCGAACGCCACGGCGACGGCGATCTGGTGATCGTGGATGCCGCACTCTATAAGGCGCTTCATCGCCTCGAGGACGGCGGCGCGATCGAAGCCGAGTGGGGCCTCTCGGAGAACAATCGAAAGGCGAAGTACTACTCGCTCACGCCGCGCGGACGCGCGCAACTCCGCACGGAGACCGCGACCTGGCGGCGCTACGCCAGCGCCGTCGGACGGATCCTCGAGGCGAATTGA